The Lolium perenne isolate Kyuss_39 chromosome 6, Kyuss_2.0, whole genome shotgun sequence genome segment TGAGTTTGGCATCCATTCGTTGGTTAATTGTTTTGCTGGGCCTATGTGCTGCTCCCTTTGCGAGTGTGGTTGTGTCCTTTACAGTTGCTCTGTGCATGTGCGATTTTGATACCTTTTATGTTGAAACTGATATTAGTTGCCTCTGTATGGTGGTTACCGTTAGGCGACACCATGCAAGCCCTCAGAACTTCATTAATTACTTTTGTATTTTGTATGAACTGACCTTGATATGTTCCATCATTCCTAGGAATAGTGTAACCTAGCAATAATGGTGTGCCATAtggaaaaaaaaaaacaggacaaGAATTCAATTGCTAATCATGTGTGCTAGTATTTTAATATAATAATCCTTTATATCCTTGATTTTCAATTACATTGAAGTATGAGTTTTAAATCCTTGATATTTTTAGAGAGAGATACTTTGTCCTATGAAATTGAGCATATGTGAAACAAACTAGAGAGTGAACTATGAAAATTCGGATAAAATTATAACTCTACAGCCAAAATAATTACCTCGCGGTTCGTACCACCAGGCTGTGGTATAGCAGGTACTGATATTTTAAGCTGGCCAGTTCGAACTTTGTGTTTTTCATACTCAAGGAGCGCCTACGGTGATAAGAAACAACAGTCAACAACGAAGAAATCAAACATATAAACAATAAATGAAAATATATAAGCTTAAAACATGTTTCTCTTTTATTTATTCCATCCGAAATCTGATCAGGTAGAAAAATTAAGGATCTAAAGTAGTGATGTCTTAAATAAATAGCACCTATCAAATATGGAAATCAAGTACTAGAACAGTTTCTGTCAAATGAAAAAGAAGCAAGTGCTCTAGTTATATTTGTTTGGTTCACTGTTAGAACACTAATAATCGCAGTGGCTTCATTTCAGCTCCATATTAAAAAATTGTAAGAACCAAATGCTAGTAAGTTTAATAACATAGTTTTTCGTTATGGAAAGTAAATTTAGTAATTTACAGCAAAGCTCGATATGCCTACAATATTGTTCATATAAAAACTGCTTTACATCTACCATGGTGTGGGTGTGTGCTTGTGAAACCTTCCGAAAagtaaaaaatatataaataaaAAAATCCTGCAGGAGATGTATCACCTTCTCGTAGAAAATTCGGAACGACCAAGAGACTGTGGTGCAGGTCCTGCAAAAGAATCCAATAGCAACAATCAGGTGAGGCAGAATTACATCTTCCCCTGCAAACTCGTTCTACATGTATTGTGGAAAGAGAGCTTACTTTGGTGGTCTGAAGGTTTCTCCAACTTGCCGCCATAGTTTACAAATCGTTACCTGAATAATCAAAAGACATAACTGGAGTAACCATCAATGTTTAACCAAAAGATACAATATATACTGTATTTGCGATAGAAGATGAGCAGTGGATTATTGTTCAACATCATTGGTGAGCTATTTGCTAGTTGGTATATTCATTGGTGGAACATGTGTAGGAAATTCACAGCTTTCAGGCTACTATATAAATCACTGTATGATATCAGGAGCATGTCCCGTCTGTGGTGTGCCTGAAAGCAGTGAAAAGGGGCAGCCTTCATACCTGCTCATGGCCTCCCAGGTGTGCGACCTGTCTCCACAACCTGGAACAGAAGAGGGCAAGGAGCTTCATTATTAAGTTTGTTCAGACGAGTAGAGATATGACTCGGGAAAGCTGGGAAAGATGCGCACTTTAGGCAGTTGAGGCCCTTGCCGTAGAACTTTGGCGGCTTGAACTCGAGGCTGCGGTCCCTGTGGAAGCGGTCGAGCTCGGCCATGAAGGCCGCCTGCTCATCCTCCGTCCCGGAGTCGTGGCCGTCGAGGAAGGGGTCCGACTCCGCGGGCGGGCCGGCGCACTGCGCCATCCCGGCCGGGACGTCGCCCTCCGCCTTGGGCGACGCATCGGGGgtggagtcgtcgtcgtcctcctcgtcctcctcgtcgtcgtcgtcatcctcttcgtcgtcgtcgtcgtcgtcctcgccgtcgccgtcgtggcTCATGGCGTCCTCGCCGTTGGTCTCGACCCTCATGCCCCCggcgtaaggcggcgcggcctcccCGGCATTGGGGTGGCCCGCCCGATCCGGGGAGccggcgccgtcgccgtcgctggtGGTTTCGGGCGACAGCGGCGCGTCCTGGAACTCGTCGGGCACGGGcgggtcgtcctcctcgtcgtcgtcgtccttggCGGCCCACGGGTCGTCGGGGTGGCGCGGGTCGGCGTTGGCGTGGTGGGAGGCAGGCGGGAGGTCGCGGTCGGAATCGGCGCCGTCGCTCATCGCGGCACGGCCGGGGAGTGCGAGCGAACGGGCGGCTGCTATTTTCGCGGTTTGCACCGAGGGGCAGGGGGAGAGAGCGGAGAGAGaaaagagggagggagggagggaggaggcTCTGGGGACGCGGTGGGGAGGTGGCCGACTGCAACGGAGAAGGATGGATCTCCACGGCTTGCGTTGCGATGGATGGAGGCAGCCAGAAGAGGGGCAGAGATTCTACTCTAGCGGCCTCGCGCCCATGGGCCGCATGGGCTGAACCCAGGCCCACTAACATTTCTGTGCTCTGTTTTTTTTATTCAGAATTTTAAAATTTCTATACTCCTTTTGAAACTCAAAATCCCTTTCAAAACTAGAACCAAAGAAATCTTCCAATATCAAAGAAAAACATTCAGGCCTGGTAGATATATGAGTGTTCATTACGTGTACTTTTGTGAGTTTGCACAATGTTGCCTACAAAATGTGTGACTAGAAGTATATGAGCTGGTCTTTGACTGCAGACGAAGTTGTGATCTTACCATGCTTGGAGGGTATCCGGATCTATAAAAAATTATTAACATGCCTGCAATCATTGAGTTTGACAGTGCGGAAACAATAATATGATATCCATATTGACGTCCAAGAGTGAAAAAATCGTCCCTGCTGGGTCATATGTTCTCAAAGATGTGAATGCTAGCCTAATGCTACCTCGAGCATGCAGAATGTCTAACGTAGTAGCCTAGTAGGAGAGTGAAAGTTTCAGGTAGAGATATCGTCTAGGGGGGGTGAATAGACGTTTTAAAAACTATTAtgaatttggcttgtaagaatgcggaattgaactaacgtttattttacaagcacaaaacaAAATGTGCTAGGCTATACTAAGTGGAACAACAAAAACtcaagctaagcaagataggcacaagatatatgtaacaCGAGAGATAGTAAGATATAAGTATTTCAAACACGATGGCTATCATAAGGGaagtaaactcgggtatagagataactgaGGCACGCTGAGACGAAGATGCATTCCCGCGTTCCCTCACATGAAATGTGATACGTCATGTTGGAGAGATGCGGGCTACCACGAAGATCTCTCGAGCGCCACTAAGGTTCACCTTCTTCTCCAAGTCAACTCCAGGAAGGACAAatgtccacaaccacttcacaagctccataaAGGAGAAGCCAGGGCCTCGTCACAATCTTCCAAGAAGAGCTCAACGAAGCACCAACCTCCAAGCCAGCTACAAGGTcacccctccaagagtaacaagctcatggtctctcactcaaactaatcattaaggagagctcaacacttatgcaaggatgcaaaaggAAGAACACCAAAGGTGGTCAAATCCTTCTCACTCAAATCTCATGAAAGAAACAAGTGCTAGGGAgaaattagagaggaagaacaatggtggAAATCAACAAATGGCTCCAaagtctagatcccaagagttaccctcacttagaggaggaattgATTGCTAGAGATTTGTTATCGCCAGAATTTGACTGCATGGGAGTTGGGCCGTGatgaagatgggcttggaagatttacatctaagaggagtttctgaatcggccctagggctagaatttgggccagcgtgcccgtgtatctgtaaataatattagatcgtgtcggttagaagtaaaagatagagtttggctcgtacacggtcaggtgtacttccgaattagaaagtctacggactataaatatgtatctagggttattgagaaaagggggacaatcacgttcacaacaaacacaaaccaggcgcatcgccaccccttatttcgagggtttcttccgggtaaacatcatgctgcctagatcgcatcttgcgatctaggcagtacacgtttattcgattaccttgtgttactcgtgctgaagcattgttgatggcgagtagcactatttatcgtagatgttttggggcttgcattgatgcttttcttacacatatttgcttagcaatgctgtCCTtcaatatctagctgtccttgcacctatccaggtgtaagggcagcaccttgcttgttcgttacttagtagatccgatctgttatagttgctccttgttcttcaaggattagtttaatatctgcatgattaggccttatgctggggttggatgatccggtagtgcgttaggtgttgttttaccgttcctacaagggatgttccgggaattgacttaatgttggtttttaggcctcttttaggagtagtttccatcatctttcgtatctgttaGGCCccgactacgcgtaggatgttccggttatgcggtgaaaaccctaaactgtcgtagattggtttagctttgttttgatcaagcgggatccccatgtcatcgtaaatccaacatgaaccatggggcgatcggctctttgagccgatccacgagAGCAAcacgagagccgatcgggctcgtatttaatgtttacgtgtctaccatgcaggagactagtcgaagcaatccaacaccttcgacCAGGTCTAGGTCGGGTGGCACGCCTTGCGGCCGCACGGACGTGTGctaggactttgcgggacgacgcgaggcgccagggcccactaagcggtcgtgggagcctcccggctctccgtgttgcttaaccactttgCTCGCCGATGAGTTTTGTGGCAACACATTACGCACGCACGCCGGTGGGACACTTTCTACAACAACCCCGTCAACGtcggcagccaagatgtcggacAGGCGATCAAAGTACGAGGATCTACTgcgagcataagaagaaatacgatgagtgaaggccatctttgaagccgatctcatcggctcttttgagaagacccgttcgcacggcatcgggtttaaaggattcacacccgaaggcgcgtTCGAGGGTTTAGATgcatctctcccttcggaggaacgtgcCGAGCCACTGCGCCAAGAAATTAACTATCtttgtggctcattctctacatcggcattacgagagcctggtgaatacgcttgagcgagttgcgcttcgtgtggtgcaagaaatcatgaaacatcGGTATTCTCCGTCGGGACCCGCTTTAGGGACTCATCGGGGAGAGATATCATTCCACACAGggccaccactgccattcgcgatggcagctccacgcaacaaggttcaccggcatacgttgtctacaaggttgggggtgatcctggcgactaccaattcttgtatgagccgcccaaggagatcccacatggatacgtgtgcacatacgtgccggactgcaacaagcTGACGCGCGCGATCCAAACTTCGGCGGGGAGGAATTGCGGAGTAGGAGCTATTGTTACGACAGGAAGGATTCTTTGGAGCGGCGGGGAGTTACAGAGCAGAtctttgagaagcaagcgtggctaactaaatatgccacgcaacgagtcatgaaagctcaacccctaCAGCCCCTACGTGGATCGATCggcgcaatcttgagagaccgattcggtatcctgccaaagaagagaaccatcggctattccaagccgtaccccaatgagtatgacctaatccagctgccacctaagtatcggctcccgacTTCACAAAATTCGGTGGATCGTAAGGATCTAGCTctatcgagcacgtgagccgatacttggcacgaTTGGGCATGGTTTCGACATCGaaccgctacgtgtgaggttctttgcccaatctctcacgggtccagcctttgggtggtacacctcgctacccccaaattcggttcggacatggaagcatttggaggaagcgatttcacatacaatatcattcgAAGCTACCGAAGCGGGCATTGCCGATCGACGCGagttcggcaaaggcgaggagagacggtgtcgaatacattcaacgtttgaagctgtcaagaaccgatgttattcggttcatttatACGAGAAAGAAAGCGATCGAGCGGCGTGGCGagcctcgcagcgccactcaaggatactgacgttccaagtggagtacaattcgttaGCGCACATGGTCCGGAGACTAaccgtatgaacagcgccaccggaattataccaagacaagttcaagcgcgcgaTAGGCACAGTCGACGGCGAGGAGGATGAAGACCACTGCGGAAGATCGGGGAAGTCgctgtggctgaatggactcggacggcagttcccgtgtcctgcaaatgggtgaaacaaccagggcctccaaaagggtttgactttgatttaagcaaaactgagcaaatttttgatttgctgctgaaggagaaacagctgaagttacccgaaggccaaaaattcctacgtcacaagagatgaacggtaagccatactgcaaatggcatcacacgttcacccacgccaccaacgactgcaaagtgttgcgcgcacagattcaaatggcgatagagtcaggccgattaatcttcggacaatttgccatgaaagtagacacacatccgtttcctggcgtcaacatggtggatctcagtcactccaTAAGATGtgagccaggtttctcttttgatgtcaacatggcagggcttggtaACCGCCATGACAaggataaagcagaaagcagtcactcccgtggcaagaagaaagaggaggccgatccacgcgaccggccccaacatgATAACAGTCGGTACCGACGTgaagaagaagtgagaagcgtgcggtatcgacgaccactctccgcgcatctccttaacaaatatgagcagcagtatgaccgacgtcggcgctacgacgtggatgacgaaagatatcgtcggtctgatgcagatgacaggaggtatcgtcgatatgatagagacgataAAGAGTACGAGCATCACGCTAGAGGAaactcaagagagcaagaagacatagataggcattggaactgtcctttctttaaacactgctgggactcaggaatgagccgattgcctacaatcgagaactgcccagaatgtagaccgcaaaggaagggaacaaaggaagtttcagtgttcaaacgtctagggcctctcccacctcggaacaaAGCGAGGTGAgtcgtctcaagatgaagacttcgaggagtcggatgaagaagaagataggtaccaccagccaaggtggtgccacgatggactcagccattctcgtAAGCGTAGGGTGCGgcggctacgaaacctggaggaagccgaagcacGATGCACAtgcacgttgaggaaggcacggcccgatctggccgtaaaaattcagcaaacgttggAGTCAGAGATGCGCCCGCtaaagaaagtgtggcgccctaaacagacaaaagccgatgtagaggcatcggctgatacaaacatggtgttcatactcccgtcagagttttgtgctccaaacgacgaggaagtatcggtggctcaactcgactgcggtccacggccagtgatctttgagaagccacgagaaaggagctacaggcatttgaaagctctatacctaaaaggttatatcgatgggcagcactgtcggcaagatgttggttgacacgggagcggcgatcaacataatgccgtattccatgctacgacgtttgggacactccaatgacgatctgatcaagaccaacgtcacgttaagcgatttcaacggccaagcatcgaagcaaggtgttctgaatgtagatctgaccgtaggccgaaaaaccatacccacctcgttcttcatcgtcgacagcaagagcaattacgctgtcctgcttggaagggattggattcacgctaactgttgcattccatcaacaatgcaccaatgcatcatacagtgggatggagatgacgtGGAGGTagttcaggcagatgactcaatcgagatctcactagctgccatgaatatttgggatgcaaacgaccaagagccgctctcttgaatcagtttggacggctgtgagcgcatcgaagcttcaaaaaacggggtgaggctggtcttatccaccggcctgacagagtagcaagatctaAGGCACTaggcgtacgtggcaaggccgatccccgcgatcggccccaaaaaataaaaagccagAATCTCCTCTCGAGCATGTCACGTAGCCATAGTGAAGCgccaagaagttgtaaaccctcatcaagcatagcaatgaaaaaggaggccgattctagcaatcggccaaaattatcctcaaacatgcattttgcctgtgttcagcattgatctaagaaaggatgcctgaagagccgatatcttcaattcctTTGAaaaaatcggctcggggggcacttaaACGGATAAGACACGAGGTTACGAAGTAtgaagtggctgtcaatggccagcaacTCAAGATATATTCCTCGAAGATGATGGACATTGGAAtactgggggccgatgcataagtaGATCGGCCGGAAAAAATATAAATTTTAAGcacagccgatgtacagccatcgactctagaataaaaagccgatgcacagccatcgactctagaattACACGCACAAACTGCCACATGCGCAGGCCCTACTGAAGGAAAATTTCTAAGGCGCGGAGTGCACCAGCACGGACGTGATCCACCTCTGCGATTTCGGCCTTGTCGTCATCATCCTTGCCTGTCACCAGTTGCTTGTTCAAGGCACGTATCTCTGCCAAGTCAGTTTTCAGTTCAgccttgaggccttctgcttcccatTGGGAGCGAGCATTTGAAGCTTCCTTGTCACAGATGAGCTCTTTGGTGACCCGCACCTTTTCTTCGAGATCCTCCAGCTCCTTTCGCAAGATCTCAAGCTCagcagtgctgacagaggtgtcagtcttagcatccaaagctgcctttttctcgttaagccgttgacatttgtctgcaatatcggctttcagcggGAGTTGGGTGTGGCGTaagtcgattctctgacgagccaactgcaCCCTTGATCTGAAGCGAGACAATGTCACGGCGGCGAGCTTCAACTGCAGCGTTACTGGGACGTGAGGCTGGATTCCTTCAAAATGTTCTTCACCTCCTCAGAATTTTCGACTAATGTCTCAATGGGTGAAGAAAGCAGAGCTTTGAGGCGTTGGAGTTGGTCAGCGATGACGCTGGGGCTCGGTGCGTCACGTGGTGTGGAGTGGGACGGCTCGATAGATTCAGAATCGAACGACAGCAAGCCTGAGAGATCACAGCCCTGACAAACAACAAAAGCAGTATAAGTCTGCAGATCAGGGTAAAGGCAAGCCCGACAAAGGGAGCGTACCTCTCCTATGACCATGGGAACAGCCGATGATGAAGCAATCGGCTGTGGCGTCTCTGCCTGGGGTTTGGCCAAGGTGGAAACTTGGTCGATGTCACCTTTAGAGGTTGTTACCTCCAGAGTTGTGGAGGGCATCAGAACTTCCTCGACATCCCCACTGGAAGTTTCATCAGTCTGCAAAAAGATGGTGAGCCGATCTGAGCAGCAAAGCATAAGAACTAAGCTAGGAGGAGTTGGAGAGCCGTTACATTTGAAACTTCTTGGTTCGAGGAAGGGGTTTGCTGACCCTTCCGAGCCCTCTTGGTGCATTGACTCTTGGTGCGTAAGCTTCCTTGCCCTGTTTTGATAGGAGCTTGAAGGGCGACGGAGTTCgaggctgaccttttcttggaagccgatggtggcacatcTGGCTATTTTTGCGTGGTGGTGTCCTCGAGAGGTGCCCGAGCTTGAGCCTCGTCGGGTGGCCGTCTCCTCGCTGGTATTGTCTTCGGTGGAGGTCTGCAGGAAGCAGGATTAATGGACAACGACATGCTATAAAAGCCTAGAAGGATGAATGGAACAAGATGGGGTATATGACGACTTACGTTTAAGCTTTTACGGAGCTGGCGCAGGGTTTTTACccttcaaagttttcctggcagctacttttctCACTGTCGTTCTCGccctgactgaggctcggggggcagctggccctgaagaatctttactcttgggagccaatTTTATTGGAATCGggtggctctgcatcacaacctttttaAAAGATGGTGAGTTCTTGCAAAAGAGGACCACtttggagctggtgggaggaatttgaagggggatccatcatcattgacgagctctgggccatcttgttgctgcaaagaaaAGCAGGCAGGTTATAAAGCATCACTTTGGAAACTATCGCAAGGATTTGCAAGCAAGTGGTACATTCTGCGAAGTATCGGCTTCGGCGTCAAGTTGGTTCGACAGAACGGTCCTAGGGCTCTCTGAAGGCATGGGTTTTCCACATTGTCCACCGGATCTCAAAGTCATCGATCGAAGagatgaaggatagattgtgaggGATTGGGATGACTAGAGCATCAAAAAGGAGTAACATCTTTGACCGGTGATAACATCGGGCAAGTCGGCCACTGCTCTCGGTTAGATGGTGGAGAAAGAGGTAAGGAGACACTTGCCCAAGACCGAATTGCCGGCCTACTACGACCGGTGGTAAGATTCATAACCAGGTtttatgatcctgtttgaggtgctcatgccaagccAGGAGGAAGCGAGggcggatcatgatggaatataGCTATgagtgctatcgtcatcggcaaagtCGTCTAACCCGAAGGAGGCGGGTTTTCAAAATTTTCGGACTCGATAGGGAAAGAAGAGAGGGTCATCCAGGCCCTGGTAAAAAGTTACGAACCATCCCGATGCTTCCTTGGGGTTCGGTTTGTCGCACTGGAAGATCGtacaaggcttggccgtagctggtacAACGGATTGGCTTCCCGTTGGTGTTTGGAAAGGTGCGGGTAGCCAAAAGTGGGAAGCTATGGATATGGTTACGGAAGTACGATTGAGCCCATAATCGAATAAACCACCGGGGGCCTCTGTTTTAAGCTGTCTTTTGGGAGAATAGTTTGACGGACATCGGTTGGAGGTATCGATAGACTTCTCCCGAAACAGCTTGCCaatgccaagttgggtgcctttggcaagttcatatgcCAAAGAGAGATAGTTCTTGGTGGGAGCGagggaagggccacagaatatgaaatgctccaaccgaagttcaagaaggccgtgtgttctttctcgatTCTGGGgcccttggttttcatgtggcgtctaagATAGGCACCCGGTTAGTGCACTCTTCCTTAGAGGAGAGTTTGAATGGCACCTTTGGCGGCATGAAAGCGAGAGGGGCTGGGAGATGAAATGCCTAGGccggtgatcatggccacgtccggCAAGGTTggcgtcatggggccatggccaaacatgaagcgatTTAGCGCGTcggaccaaaagtagccgatggttttcgggagattttcatgtttctcaaggggagacaatgacaaagacagagcatcggctattcctatgGTTTCCCATTTGGCTTGGTGAGTTTTGGCTACTCTATTGTACCAAGAAACCCGGTCCTCGGGAGGGTTAGGCCGGGCTCGTAGCGGTCGGCCCAAGAGGTTAGATCCGGGGtttggttcacgaagggaatcctattggcctcggAGGAAATCAAATTGGATGGATTTTCGGTGGAACGGGGACCAAGGCGgaggaatttggaagagaaggatgcggcgaaGAATGTacgaaacctaaaattaatgatgAGACCAGGCATTAATTTAGGAGTTTTGCCGTTAAATCTAACATTACGCTCGGGTGACTTGgagcggttaaggattaccttcgggCCGAGAGACCGTGGCGTTGgcgctggatgattccgccattgggttCGCTGCGGAGTTTGGATTTGCGTGTCCAAGATCTAGGGTTCGCGCGATCGCGGTCTGGACTGTTCGATTGGAAATTTGGGGATCTGAATTTGAGTAAGgtttgcaggttaccgtttgagggGGTGACTAAATTGACCTATCTCGTAAGTTATCGtgagggaccgatgcgttgccatcggctcattgagcattgaccaagttgacaatcggcaaagtcagtgtgaggggaaatcggctaaattcgcataaaggaaatcggcaaaatcaaattaaaggaaattcttcattgataatggggtttcttacataaagagctgattgctctcaaaaggaagtaccaggggatacattgccccatctactactattgGTCCTATGCTAAggatcctatctacgggccgtcgctgccctcgtcgtcgccgtcgtcgccggccatcggcgctactcccggcagcTCGTCGTCGGCTGTTCTTTGCGGCCGCcggcgggccctcgttgtcctcgtcctcctcgtcggcgtCGTCGTCGGCTGTCGAAGTC includes the following:
- the LOC127306430 gene encoding AT-rich interactive domain-containing protein 5, translated to MSDGADSDRDLPPASHHANADPRHPDDPWAAKDDDDEEDDPPVPDEFQDAPLSPETTSDGDGAGSPDRAGHPNAGEAAPPYAGGMRVETNGEDAMSHDGDGEDDDDDDEEDDDDDEEDEEDDDDSTPDASPKAEGDVPAGMAQCAGPPAESDPFLDGHDSGTEDEQAAFMAELDRFHRDRSLEFKPPKFYGKGLNCLKLWRQVAHLGGHEQVTICKLWRQVGETFRPPKTCTTVSWSFRIFYEKALLEYEKHKVRTGQLKISVPAIPQPGGTNREIGVNPSSSARIRRYAAARAMQGWHAHRLLANDMYGDHILKDKDSIAFSSRDNRNLKGFGVLKRKKASSPERAFKVPRTKANKSQEDSMVIDVGEPADWVKINVRQTKECFEIYALVPGLLREEVHVQSDPAGRLVITGDPDQPDNPWGITAFKKVINLPLRIDPHQTSAVVTLHGQLFVRAPFGHPDM